A region from the Drosophila ananassae strain 14024-0371.13 chromosome 2L, ASM1763931v2, whole genome shotgun sequence genome encodes:
- the LOC6500670 gene encoding fork head domain-containing protein FD5 — MPRPLKMTYGDQKPPYSYISLTAMAIIHSPQRLLPLSEIYRFIMEQFPYYRKNTQKWQNSLRHNLSFNDCFIKVPRNVTKAGKGSYWTLHPMAFDMFENGSLLRRRKRFRVKQLEKDLNNWKLPAANTEMASAHYLDDQMSHLGFTEPPMSAGHMPANFDLGSPVPASIPNYKTLPTIMPTCLPQLPVRPKRAFTIESLIAPDPKGLPHPDFGSAEANALKKQQFTLPFNFNELATHYQLYFPNFLYNSQYGNLPCYQKTPPLFHNGPLSVF; from the coding sequence ATGCCACGCCCATTGAAAATGACTTACGGTGATCAGAAGCCTCCATACTCGTACATATCATTAACGGCCATGGCCATTATACATTCGCCGCAAAGATTATTGCCGCTCAGTGAGATATATCGATTTATTATGGAGCAATTCCCTTATTACCGGAAAAACACGCAAAAATGGCAGAACTCATTGCGGCACAACCTGAGTTTTAACGATTGTTTTATAAAAGTGCCCCGCAATGTTACCAAGGCCGGCAAAGGATCCTACTGGACCCTCCATCCGATGGCCTTCGATATGTTCGAAAACGGCAGCTTGCTGAGAAGGCGCAAACGTTTCCGTGTCAAACAGCTGGAAAAGGATTTAAACAACTGGAAATTGCCCGCCGCCAATACAGAAATGGCAAGTGCTCACTACTTGGACGATCAAATGAGTCATCTGGGCTTCACAGAGCCGCCCATGAGTGCCGGACACATGCCTGCCAACTTTGACCTGGGTAGTCCTGTTCCTGCCTCGATACCCAACTACAAGACTTTGCCGACGATCATGCCGACGTGTTTGCCGCAGCTACCAGTTCGTCCGAAACGGGCGTTCACCATCGAGAGTCTAATAGCACCGGATCCAAAGGGATTACCACATCCGGATTTCGGAAGTGCCGAAGCCAACGCATTGAAAAAGCAGCAGTTTACCTTGCCATTTAACTTCAACGAACTGGCCACGCACTATCAGTTGTACTTTCCAAACTTTTTATACAACAGCCAATATGGCAATTTACCTTGCTATCAAAAAACACCGCCGCTTTTTCACAACGGGCCGCTGTCAGTATTTTGA